A DNA window from Microcystis aeruginosa NIES-843 contains the following coding sequences:
- a CDS encoding DUF1824 family protein — protein sequence MSMEEALKLLKEYGCIKLKIAQSPEEEEALRQAILLVNQGSESINLGICADNNEEGFKALKSYLQALGYPLPNSLPEDHPEQGAVYIKYNTQRQASYLDSYTGTYRGVLVSCQSENDQLVGTYGHFPLDLFS from the coding sequence ATGTCTATGGAAGAAGCCTTGAAACTCCTAAAAGAATATGGATGTATTAAACTAAAAATTGCCCAATCCCCCGAAGAAGAAGAAGCTCTAAGACAGGCAATTTTATTAGTTAACCAAGGTTCGGAATCAATTAATTTAGGTATCTGTGCCGATAACAATGAAGAGGGATTTAAAGCCCTGAAAAGTTATCTACAAGCCTTGGGATACCCCCTACCTAATAGTCTCCCAGAAGACCACCCAGAACAGGGAGCGGTGTATATTAAATACAATACCCAAAGACAAGCTTCCTATCTCGATTCCTATACGGGAACCTATCGCGGTGTCCTGGTTTCTTGTCAGTCAGAAAATGATCAATTAGTCGGTACTTATGGTCACTTTCCCCTCGATTTATTCTCTTAA
- the ispD gene encoding 2-C-methyl-D-erythritol 4-phosphate cytidylyltransferase — translation MYLLIPAAGMGKRMGSDRNKLLLTLHGKPLLAWTLLAAMESRAIIWIGIMAQPEDFEEIRAIITPINALKPVQIIQGGETRQKSVYNGLQALPEGAETVLIHDGARCLATPELFDRCAAALATCQGFIAAIPVKDTIKIVDSKGWIEDTPDRSRLWAAQTPQGFQVKLLKECHEQGRKLDWEVTDDAALLEKCGFPVKIVVGEETNLKITTPGDLAIAEYILSQRL, via the coding sequence ATGTATTTGTTAATTCCAGCAGCGGGAATGGGTAAACGGATGGGCAGCGATCGCAATAAGTTACTGCTCACCCTGCACGGAAAACCGCTCCTGGCTTGGACTTTGCTGGCTGCCATGGAATCGAGGGCAATTATCTGGATTGGCATCATGGCACAACCGGAAGACTTTGAGGAGATCCGAGCAATTATCACCCCTATAAATGCCCTTAAACCCGTGCAAATCATCCAAGGAGGCGAAACCAGACAAAAATCGGTTTACAATGGCTTACAAGCCCTACCAGAGGGGGCTGAGACGGTTTTAATTCACGATGGGGCGCGCTGTTTAGCCACTCCCGAATTATTCGATCGCTGTGCCGCCGCTTTAGCCACTTGTCAGGGTTTCATTGCGGCGATTCCGGTGAAAGATACGATTAAAATTGTCGATAGCAAGGGCTGGATTGAGGATACACCGGATCGCTCGCGGTTGTGGGCAGCCCAAACGCCCCAGGGTTTTCAGGTAAAATTATTAAAAGAATGTCATGAACAAGGCCGAAAATTAGATTGGGAAGTCACCGACGATGCCGCCTTATTAGAAAAATGTGGTTTTCCCGTCAAAATTGTCGTCGGTGAAGAAACTAACTTAAAAATTACGACTCCGGGAGATCTGGCAATTGCCGAATATATTTTAAGTCAACGTTTATAA
- a CDS encoding serine O-acetyltransferase gives MKSFFRKLFFYVGILWLSPLIIAFQVANNRELILGDVRRWVELLGREKRADWLQLLALCLEAKEFRNLYYCRLFQGGSFSRFFMYILRFFYRESSYLFLDSSCSIGKGLFIQHGFSTIVMADLGDNCWINQQVTIGYKDKSGRPKIGNNVRITAGAKVLGNITIGDNVTVGANSVVVKDVPPNCVVVGIPARIIKRDGVKVDEKL, from the coding sequence ATGAAAAGTTTCTTCCGAAAATTATTTTTCTATGTGGGTATTCTTTGGCTCTCACCCTTAATCATTGCTTTTCAGGTAGCTAACAATCGAGAACTTATCTTAGGTGATGTGCGGCGTTGGGTAGAGTTATTAGGCCGGGAAAAAAGAGCAGATTGGTTACAATTGTTAGCTCTGTGTCTGGAGGCAAAAGAATTTAGAAATTTATATTATTGTCGTCTTTTTCAAGGTGGTTCATTCAGCCGTTTTTTTATGTATATTCTTAGGTTTTTCTATCGAGAAAGTTCCTATTTATTTCTAGATTCTTCCTGTTCGATTGGCAAAGGATTATTTATTCAACACGGTTTTAGTACGATTGTTATGGCGGATTTGGGCGATAACTGTTGGATTAATCAACAGGTAACAATTGGCTATAAAGATAAAAGCGGTCGCCCCAAAATTGGCAATAATGTCAGGATTACCGCCGGCGCTAAAGTCTTAGGAAACATTACCATCGGCGATAATGTCACCGTGGGCGCAAATTCAGTGGTAGTCAAAGATGTTCCACCTAATTGTGTGGTGGTGGGTATTCCCGCTCGTATTATTAAACGGGACGGCGTTAAAGTAGATGAAAAATTATAA
- a CDS encoding glycosyltransferase, whose product MSTTLQFFPEVSVIVPIYNGEKDLPPLIDCLAKQTYPRQLVEYILVDNNSSDRTAELLGKAAQEHRELKLIILSENQIQSSYAARNKGIKSARYPFLAFTDADCRPAPQWLTELIQPFKDTRIGLVVGEIAALTGSTCLENYAERRHFMSPKFLLEHSFCPYGQTANLAIRREAFQKVGLFRPYLTTGGDADICWRIQQQTDWQLTYAPEAIIYHRHRSTLQDLRSQLKRYGRSNRYLHELYGVELMRPLTNQELFFTLGRWLLKELPKNTLKLLFGKADLVDLLATPLDLIGFQSRSQGQATAKLPEKAKEIEWL is encoded by the coding sequence ATGTCAACTACCTTACAGTTCTTTCCCGAAGTATCCGTGATCGTGCCAATTTATAACGGAGAGAAAGATCTACCCCCTCTCATTGATTGTTTAGCCAAACAGACCTATCCCCGTCAATTAGTTGAATATATTTTAGTTGATAATAATAGTAGCGATCGCACAGCAGAATTATTAGGAAAGGCAGCACAAGAACACAGGGAACTGAAACTGATCATTTTAAGCGAAAATCAGATACAAAGCTCCTACGCTGCTCGCAACAAAGGGATCAAAAGCGCTCGTTATCCTTTTCTGGCCTTTACCGATGCCGATTGTCGTCCCGCACCGCAATGGTTGACAGAATTGATCCAACCCTTTAAAGATACTAGGATCGGTCTGGTAGTGGGTGAAATTGCTGCCTTAACTGGTTCCACTTGCTTGGAAAATTATGCGGAACGTCGTCACTTTATGTCACCAAAATTTCTTTTAGAACATTCTTTTTGTCCCTACGGTCAAACTGCTAACCTCGCTATTCGTCGAGAAGCTTTTCAAAAAGTTGGTTTATTTCGTCCTTATTTAACTACCGGTGGTGATGCCGATATCTGTTGGCGTATTCAACAACAAACCGACTGGCAATTAACCTACGCACCAGAGGCAATTATTTACCATCGTCATCGTTCTACCTTACAAGACTTAAGAAGTCAATTAAAACGTTACGGGCGCTCGAATCGCTATCTTCACGAATTGTATGGTGTCGAATTGATGCGACCTTTAACCAATCAAGAGTTATTTTTTACTCTCGGTCGTTGGTTATTAAAAGAGCTACCAAAAAATACTCTCAAGTTACTGTTTGGTAAAGCAGATTTAGTAGATTTATTGGCTACTCCCCTCGATTTAATTGGGTTTCAGTCCCGCAGCCAAGGACAAGCCACGGCTAAACTACCCGAAAAAGCTAAAGAAATCGAATGGCTTTAA
- the menB gene encoding 1,4-dihydroxy-2-naphthoyl-CoA synthase, which yields MTVEWQSVKTYEDILYHKWGGIAKITINRPHKRNAFRPKTVFELYDAFCDAREDARIGVVLLTGAGPHSDGKYAFCSGGDQTVRGQAGYIGDDGVPRLNVLDLQKLIRSIPKVVIALVAGYAVGGGHVLHLVCDLTLAADNAIFGQTGPKVGSFDGGFGSSYLARVVGQKKAREIWFLCRQYNAQQALEMGLVNHVVPVEELEQEGIKWSLEILEKSPLAIRCLKSAFNADCDGQAGLQELAGNATLLYYMTAEGAEGKQAFLEKRPPDFSQYPWLP from the coding sequence ATGACCGTTGAATGGCAATCCGTCAAAACCTACGAGGATATTCTTTACCATAAATGGGGGGGAATCGCCAAAATCACTATAAATCGCCCCCATAAGCGTAATGCCTTCCGTCCGAAGACAGTTTTTGAGCTTTACGACGCTTTCTGTGATGCTCGCGAGGATGCGCGCATTGGGGTGGTACTGCTCACGGGTGCAGGTCCCCACAGCGACGGCAAATATGCTTTTTGTTCCGGCGGCGATCAGACGGTGCGCGGTCAGGCGGGTTATATTGGCGATGATGGCGTACCCCGGCTCAATGTGCTGGATTTACAGAAATTAATTCGCTCCATCCCCAAGGTAGTTATCGCGCTGGTGGCAGGTTATGCGGTCGGGGGCGGTCATGTTTTGCACTTGGTTTGTGATTTAACCTTAGCGGCGGATAACGCCATTTTCGGCCAGACCGGTCCAAAAGTGGGCAGTTTTGACGGCGGTTTTGGCTCTAGTTATCTGGCCCGGGTGGTCGGTCAGAAAAAGGCTCGCGAGATTTGGTTTCTCTGTCGGCAGTATAACGCCCAACAAGCTTTAGAAATGGGTTTGGTTAACCATGTCGTCCCGGTGGAGGAATTAGAGCAGGAAGGGATTAAATGGTCCTTAGAAATTCTCGAAAAAAGTCCCTTGGCGATTCGCTGCCTAAAATCGGCTTTTAATGCTGATTGTGATGGTCAAGCGGGTTTACAGGAGTTAGCGGGCAATGCCACTTTACTCTACTATATGACCGCCGAAGGAGCCGAAGGTAAACAGGCTTTCCTCGAAAAACGTCCCCCCGATTTTAGTCAATATCCTTGGCTACCCTAA
- a CDS encoding RNA recognition motif domain-containing protein, producing the protein MTIYVGNLVYDVTTDDLKEVFAEYGTVSRVYLPVDRETGKMRGFGFVEMSSDEEEAKAIETLDGAEWMGRQMKVNKARPKEDNFGGGGRGERKNFGRRER; encoded by the coding sequence ATGACGATTTACGTTGGTAATCTGGTTTATGACGTCACGACAGATGACTTGAAAGAGGTATTCGCTGAATACGGCACAGTTAGTCGCGTTTACTTGCCCGTAGATCGGGAAACGGGTAAAATGCGCGGTTTTGGTTTTGTGGAAATGTCCTCCGATGAGGAAGAAGCAAAAGCGATCGAAACTCTTGACGGGGCCGAATGGATGGGACGACAGATGAAAGTCAACAAAGCTCGTCCCAAAGAAGATAATTTTGGCGGTGGTGGCCGCGGTGAGCGCAAAAATTTCGGTCGCCGCGAACGTTAA
- a CDS encoding DedA family protein → MSLELLSLENIEEIAHQYGYWAVFIGITLENTGIPIPGETITIVGGFLAGSGDLNYWLVLVSAITGAVLGDNFGYWLGRAGGWPFLLKVGKFFRIPPQKLELAKEQFSKNAPRAVFFGRFVALLRIFAGPMAGIARMPYGRFFLCNLGGATVWATIMVTLSFFLGRLFPLHQLVSSMARFGILALIIVLAWTIIHPILESRKTAV, encoded by the coding sequence TATCCCTAGAAAATATTGAAGAAATCGCCCACCAATACGGATACTGGGCAGTATTTATCGGCATCACCCTCGAAAATACCGGGATTCCCATCCCCGGGGAAACCATCACCATTGTGGGCGGCTTCCTTGCCGGTAGCGGTGATTTGAACTATTGGTTAGTTTTAGTCAGCGCAATTACAGGAGCAGTTTTAGGCGATAATTTTGGCTATTGGCTCGGTCGCGCCGGGGGTTGGCCGTTTTTGTTAAAAGTTGGCAAATTCTTTCGGATTCCACCTCAAAAACTAGAATTAGCCAAGGAACAATTTAGTAAAAATGCACCCCGGGCGGTCTTTTTCGGTCGCTTCGTCGCCCTGTTAAGAATCTTTGCAGGTCCCATGGCGGGAATTGCCCGAATGCCCTACGGTCGCTTTTTCCTCTGTAATCTCGGTGGAGCAACGGTGTGGGCGACGATTATGGTGACATTATCCTTCTTTTTAGGCCGTTTGTTCCCCTTGCACCAGTTAGTCAGTTCTATGGCTCGTTTTGGTATCTTGGCTTTAATTATCGTCCTGGCCTGGACAATTATCCACCCCATCCTTGAGTCACGGAAAACGGCGGTTTAA